In Kytococcus sedentarius DSM 20547, the sequence AGGGCGACCCGGAGGCGGCCAAGAAGATGCTGGCCGACGCCGGGGAGGAGGGCTTCGAGCTCTCCTGGTACTACTCGGTGGACAACCCGGTGGCCCAGAAGACCAACGCCGCCCGCAAGCAGGCGCTGGAGGCCGCGGGCTTCACGGTCAAGGACCAGGGTGTGCCGCGCGCCGAGATCCGTGAGCTGATCCAGGCGTCCGACGCCGAGACCAACATGATGATGGGCCCGGCGGGCTGGTGCTACGACTGGCCGCAGGGTGACGCCGTGTACCCGGCCATCTTCCTGGGCTCGGTCCAGGACTCGGGCCACTCGGTGGGCTTCCTCGACGAGGAGAAGGTCAACGAGGAGATCGACCGCATCAAGGCGCTGCCGTCCGAGGAGCAGGGTCCGGAGTGGACCAAGTTCGACAAGATGCTCCGTGACGAGTACCTCCCGGCCATCCCGACCGACGAGGGCAAGGCCACGGCGATCTTCGGTACCAAGGTGCACAACGTCCAGATCGACCCGAACCTGGGTATGCCGGACATGGCCGGCATCTGGGTCGACGGCGAGTGATCACCGGGTCGGGGGTGATCCCACGGGAGAACCCCTGACCGGTGGCTGAGCGCCACACCACGGGTGGCGGGACCACGGTCCCGCCACCCGTCCGGGCGGCTCCCCACGGAGCGCGCCCACCACGCCTTTTTCCGCACCACCCACCACCATCGTTCAGGAGTCCTGGGTGCTCGTCTACATCCTGCGCCGTCTGGCCATCTCGGCCGCCGTGCTCTTCTCGGTCATCCTCATCACCTTCGTGGTCTTCTTCCTGGGTCCCAGCGACCCCGCGGGGGCCATCTGTGGTGACTCGCCGTCGTGCACGCCCGAGCGCGTCGACCAGATCGCCGCGGCCCTCGGGCTCGACGTGCCCATGCACCAGCAGTTCACCGACTTCGTCGGCGGCATCTTCATGGGGCGTGAGATCTCCAACGGCGCCTTCGTCAAGGTGTGCGAAGCCCCCTGCCTCGGGTGGAGCTACTACCGCAACGCCCCGGTGACCGAGCTCGTGCTGGACGCCTTCCCGGTGACTGCCTCGTTGGTCTTCGGCGGCATGATCGTCTACGTGATCCTCGCCCTGATCGCCGGTGTGGTGTCCGCAAAGTTCCGCGGGACCGCCCTGGACCGCGTGATCGTGGGTGGCAGCCAGTTCATCAGCTCAATCCCCTACTACGTGTGCGCGCTGATCTTCTTCCTGTACGCGATGGTGTTCACCGGGATCGTGCCCCGCGCCGAGTGGCACAAGCCGTGGGAGGACCCCGTGGCCTGGTTCGTCGGCCTCATCGGGGTGTGGCTGTTCTACGGGACCTGGGCCTCGGCGGGGTACATCCGTTACGTCCGTGCCTCCATGATCGACGTGCAGAACTCCGACTACGTGCGTACCGCACGGGCCAAGGGGCTCGGCGAGACGGCCGTCAGCTACAAGCACGGCCTGCGCGCGGCGATCGCCCCCTTCGTCACCCTGGTGGGCATGTCGGTGGCCACCGAGCTCATGGGCGCCATCTTCACCGAGACGATCTTCGGCCTGCCCGGCATGGGCAAGCTCGCCATCGACTCCTTCCGACAGGACGACCTGCCGGTGATCGCCGGCACCGTGATGCTCGGCGCCGTGCTCGTCACCCTGGGCAACCTGATCGTCGACCTGCTCTACAGCGTCATCGACCCGCGCGTCCGGCTGCAGTGAGCACCGCGACCCACCCCTCCGGACCCGAGGACCCCACCATGACTCTCACGAACTCCACCCCCGACGACCCGCACGCGGTGTTCGCCCGCCCCGAGCTGGGGGAGCCGCTCCTGAAGGTGCGCGACCTGCAGGTCGCCTTCCCCACCGAGGACGGGCTGGTCCGCGCCGTCAACAGCCTGAGCTACGACGTCCACGCCGGCCGCACCCTCGCGGTGGTGGGGGAGTCGGGTTCCGGCAAGTCCGTCTCGACGATGGCCGTGATGGGCCTGCACGACCCCAAACGCACCCGGATGTCCGGCTCGATCCTGCTCGACGGACGGGAGATGGTGGGTGCCAGCCAGTCCCAGTTCCGCAAGATCCGCGGCAACGTGGCCTCCATGATCTTCCAGGACGCCCAGTCCTCGCTGCACCCCTACAAGCGGGTGGGGGACCAGATCGTCGAGGCCTACCG encodes:
- a CDS encoding ABC transporter permease, whose product is MLVYILRRLAISAAVLFSVILITFVVFFLGPSDPAGAICGDSPSCTPERVDQIAAALGLDVPMHQQFTDFVGGIFMGREISNGAFVKVCEAPCLGWSYYRNAPVTELVLDAFPVTASLVFGGMIVYVILALIAGVVSAKFRGTALDRVIVGGSQFISSIPYYVCALIFFLYAMVFTGIVPRAEWHKPWEDPVAWFVGLIGVWLFYGTWASAGYIRYVRASMIDVQNSDYVRTARAKGLGETAVSYKHGLRAAIAPFVTLVGMSVATELMGAIFTETIFGLPGMGKLAIDSFRQDDLPVIAGTVMLGAVLVTLGNLIVDLLYSVIDPRVRLQ